From the Clostridium sp. Marseille-P299 genome, one window contains:
- a CDS encoding response regulator transcription factor — protein sequence MRILLAEDEKSLSRAVQTILEKNHYSVDVVFDGAEAYNYLQSSNYDGVILDIMMPKMDGITVLKRIREQGIKTPVLILTAKSEVDDKVLGLDSGANDYLTKPFAAKELLARIRAMTRNQTIHSDSQLHVGNITLDSVSFELSSPSGSFRLANKEYQMMELLMRNPKNMISTEHFMERIWGFDSETEIKVVWVYISYLRKKLEALHADIQIRVTRNIGYSLEEIK from the coding sequence ATGAGAATTTTACTTGCAGAAGATGAAAAATCTTTGTCTAGAGCCGTGCAAACGATTTTAGAAAAAAATCATTACTCGGTTGATGTAGTTTTTGATGGCGCAGAAGCATACAATTATTTGCAATCTAGCAATTATGATGGTGTCATTCTTGATATTATGATGCCTAAAATGGATGGGATCACCGTATTAAAAAGAATACGAGAACAAGGAATTAAAACACCCGTTCTCATACTAACTGCAAAGTCTGAAGTTGATGACAAGGTTCTTGGTTTAGACAGTGGCGCCAATGATTATCTAACAAAACCTTTTGCTGCCAAAGAACTTCTAGCCCGTATTCGCGCCATGACTCGAAATCAAACGATACATTCAGATTCTCAATTACATGTTGGAAATATCACTTTAGATAGCGTTTCCTTTGAACTTTCTTCACCAAGTGGTAGCTTTCGGTTGGCAAATAAAGAATATCAGATGATGGAGCTACTAATGCGAAATCCAAAAAATATGATATCCACGGAGCATTTCATGGAACGAATTTGGGGGTTTGACAGCGAGACAGAAATTAAAGTTGTATGGGTGTATATTTCTTATTTGAGAAAAAAATTAGAAGCCCTTCACGCAGACATCCAAATTAGAGTCACACGCAATATAGGCTATTCTTTGGAGGAAATAAAATGA
- a CDS encoding sensor histidine kinase yields the protein MIKKLRIKLIAVSMLSLFFVLLIIMGTVNVLNYIDIVVDADNTLSILKENDGSFPKKGRDSHQSIGSGRKATSPELPYESRYFSVLLSATGEVISVDTGKIAAVDTLSAMEYAQNVWDSKNTHGFIDDYRYIVHSNDDNVRIIFLDCGRSLSTFRTFLLTSCGISILGLLAVLGLIILFSRRIIQPIYESQEKQKQFITDAGHELKTPITIINADTEVLEMEFGENEWLKDIQIQTKRLALLTNDLILLSRMEEEKPQLTMIEFPFSDLVFETSHSFQSLAKAQNKTFTMDIQPMLSIYGDEKTLRQLVSILLDNALKYSPANALISLKLYKEARYIHLTVENTVESISMMNLDHLFDRFYRGDKSRNSETKGYGLGLSIAKAIVETHKGRIQASSKDNNSLLIKVLLPAQDPKISYTRS from the coding sequence ATGATAAAAAAACTTAGAATTAAACTTATTGCAGTATCCATGCTATCTTTATTTTTCGTGTTGCTCATAATAATGGGCACAGTCAATGTTTTAAATTATATTGATATTGTAGTTGACGCTGATAATACACTCTCCATATTAAAAGAAAATGATGGTTCTTTTCCTAAAAAAGGACGAGATTCACACCAATCTATAGGATCAGGACGAAAAGCTACCTCTCCAGAATTGCCGTATGAATCTCGTTATTTTTCTGTTTTACTATCAGCTACGGGTGAGGTTATTTCCGTAGACACTGGTAAAATCGCTGCTGTGGATACCTTATCAGCAATGGAATATGCCCAAAATGTCTGGGACAGCAAAAATACACATGGATTTATTGATGATTACAGATATATCGTTCATTCGAATGACGATAATGTAAGAATTATCTTTTTAGACTGCGGTAGAAGCCTATCTACCTTTCGCACGTTTTTACTTACTAGTTGTGGCATTTCCATTCTGGGTCTGCTAGCCGTTCTTGGATTGATCATTCTTTTTTCAAGAAGAATCATCCAACCAATCTATGAAAGCCAGGAAAAACAGAAACAATTTATTACTGATGCTGGGCATGAACTTAAAACTCCAATAACGATTATCAATGCCGATACAGAAGTGCTGGAAATGGAATTTGGAGAAAACGAATGGTTAAAGGATATTCAGATTCAAACAAAACGGCTCGCTTTGTTGACAAACGATTTAATACTACTTTCAAGAATGGAGGAGGAAAAACCTCAATTAACGATGATAGAATTTCCCTTTTCCGACCTTGTCTTTGAGACTTCACACTCTTTTCAATCATTAGCGAAGGCACAAAACAAAACATTTACAATGGACATTCAACCTATGCTTTCTATTTATGGTGATGAAAAAACATTGCGACAATTGGTATCTATCCTACTAGATAATGCCTTAAAATATTCTCCTGCTAACGCTTTAATTTCCTTAAAATTATATAAAGAAGCAAGATATATACACCTCACGGTGGAAAATACAGTAGAATCCATTTCTATGATGAATTTAGATCATTTATTCGATCGCTTCTACCGAGGAGATAAATCAAGAAACTCTGAGACGAAAGGATATGGCTTGGGGCTTTCCATAGCCAAGGCTATTGTCGAAACTCATAAAGGCAGAATTCAAGCATCCAGTAAGGATAATAATTCATTATTAATTAAGGTGTTACTTCCTGCACAAGATCCTAAAATCTCCTACACAAGATCTTAA
- the rny gene encoding ribonuclease Y — MVVTAYVAWKAAISYQIKVTEAKIGSADEKAREIIDEAIKTAETKKREALLEAKEESLRTKNELEREAKERRAEVQRYEKRVLVKEETLDRKTEALEKKESKLASKEQELDKLRAEVEESHQKQVEELEKISGLTSDQAKEYLIKTVEDEVKHETAVMVKELESRAKEEADKKAKELVVNAIQKCAADHVAETTISVVQLPNDEMKGRIIGREGRNIRTLETLTGVDLIIDDTPEAVILSGFDPIRREVARIALEKLIVDGRIHPARIEEMVEKAQKEVETMIREEGEAATLEVGVHGIHPELVRLLGKMKFRTSYGQNTLKHSIEVAILSGLLAGEIGVDVRTAKRAGLLHDIGKSVDHEMEGTHVQIGVDLCRKYKESPIIINAVESHHGDVEPQSLIACIVQAADTISAARPGARRETLETYTNRLKQLEDITNSFKGVDKSFAIQAGREVRVMVVPDQVNDDEMILLARDLSKKIESELEYPGQIKVNVIRESRVTDYAK; from the coding sequence TTGGTTGTTACTGCGTATGTTGCTTGGAAAGCAGCTATCTCATATCAAATCAAAGTGACTGAAGCTAAGATTGGTAGTGCTGATGAAAAAGCAAGAGAGATTATAGATGAAGCTATAAAAACTGCTGAAACTAAGAAAAGAGAAGCGCTTCTTGAAGCGAAGGAAGAATCCTTACGCACAAAGAACGAACTCGAAAGAGAAGCAAAAGAACGTAGAGCAGAAGTACAGCGATACGAAAAACGTGTGTTAGTGAAAGAAGAAACACTTGATAGAAAAACAGAAGCACTTGAAAAGAAAGAGTCTAAACTTGCATCAAAAGAGCAAGAACTGGACAAACTCAGAGCTGAAGTGGAAGAATCCCACCAAAAGCAAGTAGAAGAGTTGGAAAAAATTTCTGGGTTGACCTCCGATCAAGCAAAGGAATATCTTATAAAAACTGTTGAAGATGAAGTTAAACATGAAACTGCAGTTATGGTAAAAGAATTGGAGAGCAGAGCTAAGGAAGAGGCTGACAAAAAGGCCAAAGAATTAGTGGTGAATGCAATTCAAAAATGTGCCGCAGATCATGTTGCTGAAACAACGATTTCTGTCGTTCAGCTTCCGAATGATGAAATGAAAGGAAGAATTATAGGTAGAGAAGGTCGAAACATTCGTACTCTTGAAACCTTAACTGGTGTTGATTTAATTATTGATGATACTCCAGAAGCAGTTATTCTTTCTGGATTTGATCCAATACGTAGAGAAGTTGCCAGAATCGCACTTGAAAAACTGATTGTTGACGGGCGTATCCATCCTGCAAGAATTGAAGAGATGGTAGAAAAGGCCCAAAAAGAAGTTGAAACAATGATTCGTGAGGAAGGTGAAGCAGCCACATTAGAAGTGGGCGTTCATGGAATTCATCCAGAGCTTGTTCGCTTATTAGGTAAGATGAAATTTAGAACAAGTTATGGTCAGAATACGTTAAAGCATTCTATTGAAGTGGCTATTTTATCCGGTTTATTAGCTGGGGAGATTGGTGTAGATGTTAGAACTGCAAAACGTGCAGGTTTGTTACACGATATTGGTAAATCAGTAGACCACGAAATGGAAGGAACTCATGTACAAATTGGTGTGGATTTATGTAGAAAGTATAAAGAATCTCCAATCATTATTAATGCCGTAGAATCTCATCATGGTGATGTAGAACCTCAGTCATTGATTGCGTGTATAGTTCAAGCTGCTGATACAATTTCTGCCGCTAGACCTGGTGCTCGTCGAGAGACATTAGAAACTTATACAAACAGGTTGAAACAGTTGGAAGATATAACCAACAGCTTTAAAGGGGTCGATAAGTCCTTTGCAATTCAAGCAGGTAGAGAAGTTAGAGTTATGGTTGTACCAGATCAGGTTAACGATGACGAAATGATTTTACTTGCGCGTGACTTATCAAAGAAGATCGAGTCTGAATTAGAATATCCAGGCCAGATTAAAGTTAATGTTATAAGAGAATCCAGAGTAACCGATTATGCGAAGTAA